A section of the Bombus huntii isolate Logan2020A chromosome 5, iyBomHunt1.1, whole genome shotgun sequence genome encodes:
- the LOC126865577 gene encoding ubiquitin carboxyl-terminal hydrolase 30 homolog → MDVEKVAVFASVGFAIAIAAFVIWGPSPKPRKKGTVIGINNLGYTCFLNSLLQALAACPIFIGWLKKQYEANGKVNFISTSLSVFEKINGYTEDLYGDVTPIEIISSLGSQWKFAPGHQDVHELFHVVLSALQAEIQHGNRKGCLSDALPQSTIMITDTKKLGDPLSFRSVSCNDIVSANKSPNIPNGFDRNCNSHVISSTTSISSIPMAYNKPGIILARSSELLSKNVGVEENKESLKPWNSLCAMSFSIAPPISIVVHPFSGLLTSQLQCSCCKWKSAVHYDKLETISLPLPPLGPHIKSYHTLEELLTRFVTSEIVQDVSCDGCGMRCLATKTLTLGKLPKCLCLHISRTTWSSSGIPIKRDDPVKFPEVLTLDPYTFIETKKRNARGDPEATMLLTNRTTLQDKHKYQLRAIVEHRGPVDSGHFVCYRRGNKANQWLYTSDNVVESISLIEVLCATPYLLFYERINSI, encoded by the exons ATGGATGTAGAAAAAGTTGCTGTATTTGCCAGTGTAGGATTCGCAATAGCCATTGCAGCATTTGTTATATGGGGTCCATCTCCTAAACCTCGAAAAAAAG GAACAGTTATTGGAATCAATAATTTAGGATACACTTGCTTCTTGAATTCTCTTTTGCAAGCTTTGGCGGCTTGCCCAATTTTTATTGGATGGTTAAAGAAACAATATGAAGCAAATGGGaaagttaatttcatttcgacTTCATTATCTGTTTTTGAAA AAATCAATGGATATACGGAAGATTTATATGGTGATGTAACAccaattgaaataatttcttcacTTGGTAGTCAATGGAAATTTGCACCTGGTCATCAGGATGTACATGAGCTATTTCATGTAGTTCTCAGTGCATTACAAGCAGAAATTCAACACGGAAATAGG AAAGGTTGTTTGTCTGATGCTTTACCACAAAGTACAATAATGATAACAGATACAAAGAAATTGGGTGATCCTTTATCATTTAGAAGTGTATCTTGTAATGATATTGTATCAGCTAACAAAAGTCCTAACATTCCAAATGGTTTTGATAGAAATTGCAACAGTCATGTAATATCTTCGACGACGTCCATATCAAGTATTCCTATGGCATATAATAAGCCAGGTATAATCCTTGCTAGGTCTTCAGAACTACTTTCAAAAAATGTTGGAGTTgaggaaaataaagaatctCTTAAACCGTGGAACTCCTTATGTGCTATGTCATTTTCTATTGCTCCACCAATATCGATAGTAGTACATCCATTTTCTGGCTTATTAACTAGTCAATTACAATGCAGTTGCTGTAAATGGAAG TCTGCAGTACATTATGACaaacttgaaacaatttctttACCTTTGCCTCCTTTGGGTCCACATATTAAATCATATCACACATTGGAAGAATTATTAACGCGTTTTGTAACCAGTGAAATTGTTCAAGACGTTTCATGTGACGGATGCGGAATGCGTTGTTTAGCTACTAAAACCTTAACTCTAGGCAAACTCCCTAAATGTTTATGTTTACATATATCAAGAACCACATGGAGCTCTTCAGGAATACCAATTAAGAGAGATGATCCAGTCAAATTTCCTGAAGTACTAACTTTAGATCCTTATACTTTTATAGAAACAAAAAAGCGAAATGCACGG GGCGATCCTGAAGCAACAATGTTACTTACTAATCGAACAACGCTACAAGATAAACATAAGTATCAATTGCGTGCGATTGTAGAACATCGCGGACCTGTTGATTCTGGGCATTTTGTTTGTTATAGACGAGGAAATAAAGCCAATCAGTGGTTGTATACTTCGGATAATGTAGTTGAGAGCATATCCTTGATTGAAGTTTTATGTGCCACACCATATCTTCTCTTTTACGAGCGTATTAATAGCATATAA